A genomic window from Silene latifolia isolate original U9 population chromosome Y, ASM4854445v1, whole genome shotgun sequence includes:
- the LOC141628429 gene encoding uncharacterized protein LOC141628429 → MLSLLIQGPNQPGNDIDVYLEPLIDDLSLLWDEGVMVYDSVAKENFKLHAMLCTINDFPAYGNLSGYSVKGKKACPICDEGTVAPWLTYSGKNVYTNYRRFLRRNHPYRKMKKAFNGTVENKMAPIPLEADEVFQQVKDINVVYGKPNRFLKNAKYKKKSIFWDLPYWQHLPVRHCIDIMHVEKNVAESLIGTLLNIPGKTKDGYKAKKDIEEMGIRKELAPQENGKRAYLPPACYTLSKKEKTTVCECIRGIKVPHGYSSNMKNLVSMKDLRLIGLKSHDNHVIMQQFLHVSIRSVLPKDVICAITRLCFFFNAIYSKVIDPDSLDKLQADIVETLCQLEMYFPPSFFDISVHLVVHLVREAKLLGPVHLRDMYAFERYMSILKGYTTNRYRPDASIVEGYIAGEVIGFCKDYLANVQPFGIPKSRHEGRLEGKGTIGAKWVSFNCEELSNAHFHVLQHLTEVHPYLEEHMQTLRVEHLLKSKKWLAEQHNKSFVKWFRGKVLGELSNTADTVGETVKWLAYGPNNEVKSFEGYDINGYCFYTERQDSKSTMQNSGVTVVASSTEFGTKGSTPVHNQMPYYGIIEDIWELQYATFMIPLFKCKWADSKKGLRVNEYGFTLVDFSRPGYKNEPLIMASQAKQVFYVADPVNDKWCIVLQGKRRILGVDDVEDEEEYDQLDDIPPFSDGLPGMPPQNDTLVNYVRDDHNEGIWEETN, encoded by the coding sequence ATGTTGTCACTTCTTATACAAGGACCAAATCAACCTGGGAACGATATAGATGTTTATCTAGAGCCTCTCATTGATGATTTGAGTTTATTGTGGGATGAAGGGGTGATGGTGTATGATTCAGTTGCAAAAGAAAATTTCAAATTGCATGCTATGTTGTGTACTATAAACGATTTTCCTGCATATGGCAATTTGTCTGGATACTCGGTTAAAGGGAAAAAAGCTTGCCCAATATGTGATGAAGGAACTGTAGCTCCTTGGCTTACTTATAGTGGTAAGAATGTTTACACAAACTATCGAAGATTTTTGCGACGAAATCACCCTTATCGTAAGATGAAAAAAGCATTCAATGGGACGGTGGAGAATAAAATGGCTCCTATTCCACTAGAGGCAGATGAAGTATTTCAACAAGTCAAAGATATTAATGTTGTTTATGGAAAACCCAACCGATTTCTAAAGAATGCAAAATATAAGAAGAAGTCTATATTCTGGGACCTTCCATATTGGCAACATCTGCCCGTAAGACATTGTATTGACATTATGCATGTTGAAAAAAATGTTGCTGAGAGTCTTATAGGAACACTTCTTAATATCCCTGGAAAGACTAAAGACGGGTATAAAGCAAAGAAAGATATTGAAGAGATGGGAATTCGGAAAGAGTTGGCACCACAAGAGAATGGAAAGCGTGCATATCTTCCTCCAGCTTGCTATACTTTGTCTAAGAAGGAAAAAACAACTGTGTGTGAGTGCATTCGTGGTATTAAGGTACCACATGGTTATTCTTCCAATATGAAAAATCTTGTTTCAATGAAGGATTTGAGGTTGATTGGTCTAAAATCTCATGataatcatgttataatgcaacagTTTTTGCACGTTTCCATTCGATCAGTGTTGCCAAAAGATGTCATATGTGCAATTACAAGACTTTGTTTTTTCTTTAATGCAATTTATAGCAAAGTGATTGATCCTGACTCACTTGATAAGTTGCAAGCAGACATCGTTGAAACTTTATGTCAGTTGGAGATGTATTTCCCCCCTTCATTTTTTGATATTTCAGTACATTTGGTTGTACATTTGGTTAGGGAGGCTAAGCTATTAGGCCCCGTACACTTAAGGGATATGTATGCATTTGAGCGATATATGAGCATTTTGAAAGGGTATACAACTAATAGATATAGGCCGGATGCTAGTATTGTTGAAGGCTACATAGCCGGAGAGGTTATTGGGTTTTGTAAAGATTATTTGGCAAATGTTCAACCATTTGGGATTCCAAAATCTCGACATGAAGGAAGACTTGAGGGTAAAGGCACTATCGGAGCAAAATGGGTATCTTtcaattgtgaagaacttagtaATGCTCATTTCCATGTCTTACAACATCTCACTGAAGTTCATCCTTACCTAGAAGAACACATGCAAACATTAAGGGTGGAACATCTCTTAAAGAGTAAGAAATGGTTAGCTGAACAACATAACAAGTCCTTTGTGAAATGGTTTAGGGGAAAAGTGTTGGGTGAGTTGTCAAATACCGCTGACACGGTGGGTGAAACCGTTAAATGGTTAGCTTATGGCCCAAATAATGAAGTTAAATCATTTGAAGGGTATGATATTAATGGCTATTGTTTTTATACCGAGCGTCAAGATAGTAAGagtacaatgcaaaatagtggagtTACAGTAGTGGCTTCCAGTACTGAATTTGGCACTAAAGGTAGTACACCTGTTCATAATCAAATGCCCTATTATGGGATCATTGAAGACATATGGGAGTTGCAATATGCAACATTCATGATTCCGTTGTTCAAATGCAAATGGGCTGATAGTAAGAAAGGTTTACGCGTAAACGAGTATGGCTTTACATTGGTAGATTTTAGTAGGCCGGGGTACAAGAATGAGCCTCTTATAATGGCTTCACAAGCGAAACAAGTTTTCTATGTCGCGGATCCAGTAAATGATAAGTGGTGCATTGTGCTTCAAGGCAAGAGACGTATTCTTGGAGTGGATGATGTAGAAGACGAGGAAGAATATGATCAACTTGATGATATTCCTCCTTTTTCTGATGGATTGCCAGGAATGCCCCCTCAAAATGACaccttagttaattatgtaaGAGATGATCATAATGAGGGCATTTGGGAAGAGACAAATTAA